CTTCTTTAACCAAACTTGGTAGCTTAAAAAATCCAGCACTAGTATTCACGTCTTCCCTCGCCATTTTACTGACCGTGCTTTTCGATTTGACAAGGATAGCATCCATTGGGGCTATTTTTTACCTTATTATGGATATCGCTATCCATTGGGGGCTGTTCCGCAATCTTAGAAAAGAAGTGGATTTTAAACCAATTATCCCCGTGATTGCCATTATACTGGATGTTGCAGTACTTTCTACTTTTATTTATATAAAATATCTGAACGATCCTTTGGTTCTTATTGTCGCGGCAATTGGGATTGTTCTAATACTTGTGGCGGAACGCCTTTTTATGATTTCACATACAGACGATGAAGGTAATATGCCGATGGGAATGAAGAATACAAGTGACAAAAACAAAAAAACATAATTAATTAAAAACAATTTATATGAAAAATGTAGCAGTTATAGGATACGGAGTCATTGGAAAAAGGGTGGCAGATGCCATCAACTTACAAAACGATATGAAGCTTTCGGGAGTATGTGATATCATTAGCGACTGGCGAATTCAAAATGCCGTAAGAAAGGAGTATGATATTTATGCGACAACTAAAGATCTTGCTGATAAAATGAAATCTGAAGGGATTTCGGTAAAAGGCGATATGCAGGAACTTTTAAAGAAATCAGATCTTGTAGTGGACTGTACACCCAAAAAAATTGCCGCTCAGAATGTCGTTATCTACAAGGAGCAAAACATCAAATTTATTCTACACGGTGGCGAAAAACACGAAACCACAGGGCATTCCTTTAGTGCAGAAAATAATTACAAATCCGCTCTAAACTTGAATGCGACAAGAGTAGTTTCTTGTAATACTACGTCTATTTTAAGAACCTTGACCGCTTTAAAAAGAGCCGATTTATTGGATTATGCCAGAGGTATACTTTTAAGAAGAGCTACAGACCCTTGGGAAAGTCATTTAGGTGGTATTATGAATACGATGGTTCCCGAAAAAGATATCCCAAGCCATCAAGGTCCAGATGCTAAAAGTGTTGACCCAGAACTGGATGTCATCACCGCGACGGTAAAAATGCCCCGAAACATTGAGCCATATGCACTACTGGAATGTGAAATTGAAAAAGCAGGCGACAAAGGAAGAAGTGCTAAATGCTTTCAAAACTTCAAGTCGTATTAAACTAATTCGATATGACCAAGGCTTGGTTTCTAACAACACCATTAAAGAAATGTTTCTGGATATGGGAAGACCTTGGGGCGATATGTATGAAGTAGCCCTATGGGAAGATATGCTGAAAGTAGATGGCGACGAACTTTTCTATGCTTATATAGTCGATAATCAAGCTATTGTAATCCCGGAAACAATTGATGCTATTAGGGCATTAACTGGAATTGAAACAGATGGTACAAAATCCATAGCCAAAACAAATGAAAGTTTAGGAATCCATTAAATACTATCAAGATGAAAACAGACAAGAATATAGTAGAACTTTTAGGAGAAAAAGCAGACTTCTATTTAGAACACGTTTGTGAAAAAATAACAAAGGATGAATTGCAAGTGCCAAGCAAAAATAGTTTAGAAAAAGTATTTGGCAGTAGCAACAGAAATTCACAGGTACTTCGTAGCCTTTCCCAATTATACAATCACGGAAATCTGGCAGGAACTGGTTATTTAAGTATCCTTCCTGTGGATAAAGGTATTGAGCATAGCGGCCTTTTCATTCTATAAAAACCCAGATTATTTTGACCCAGAGAACATCATAAAATTGGCAATAGAAGCTGGTTGCAATGGTGTGGCATCCACGTTTGGTGTATTGGGATTGAACGCCCGAAAATATGCCCATAAAATCCCTTTTATCGTCAAGATTAACCATAACGAGCTACTTACCTATCCAAATAAATATGACCAAACATTATTTGGTAAGGTAAAAAATGCCTGGGATATGGGAGCAATTGCCGTAGGAGCTACGATTTATTTTGGTTCAGCAGAAAGCAACAGACAGCTAAAAGAAATAGCTGAAGCTTTTGAAGAAGCACACAATCTGGGAATGGCCACCATCTTATGGTGCTATACACGGAACGAGGCATTTAAAACCAACAAGGAAGATTATCACGCAGCTGCCGATGTAACTGGGCAGGCAAACCATTTGGGTGTTACTATTCAAGCAGACATCATCAAACAAAAATTACCTACCAATAATTTTGGTTTCAAAGAGATAGGATTTGGAAAATATGATGATGAAATGTATAAAACCCTTACCACAGAACATCCCATTGACCTTTGTCGATTACAAGTCGCCAATTGCTATATGGGCAAAATAGGATTGATCAATTCCGGCGGTGGCTCTAAAGGTGAATCAGATTTGACCGAAGCGGTAACAACAGCATTAATCAATAAAAGAGCTGGCGGCTCTGGATTGATTATGGGTCGAAAAGCATTTCAAAAGCCTTTTATTAGAGGGATTGAGTTACTGCACTCCGTCCAACAGGTATATCTGGAAGATAGTATAACCATAGCTTAATTATAACGAAAACAATTTAAAAACAATAAATCATGAAAAACATACTCATAGCTACAAACTTTTCAGAAAACTGCAAGAAAGCAGAGGAACTCGGAATTGAAATGGCAAAGCTTTACAATTCAGAAATTCATTTTTTTCACTTAATTAACACCCCCGTAAACTGGGTTGAGCTAGATAAGGAAAAAGAAAAAAGATATCCAGAAATAGTAAAGCAAATAGGCATCGCAAAAGCCTCCTTGAGAGAACTGGAGAAAAAAGCAGAACGACAAGGCCTTGAGTGCAGGACGTTCCTTGAGTTTGATGGCGGACAGGCAAATATACTTAAACACTCCGGTCATTTTCACCACGACTTTATTGTTACGAGAGCAGCGGCACCCGAGGTGGAGTGCGCGAATTACCGGGAAGCAATGTAGAGAAAATTGTAAGAAAAGCCGATGTCCCTGTAATTGTGGTTAAGGATGAAAAAGTAACTTTTCCTTTTAATAATATTGTTTTTGTTTCAGATTTTCTGGAAGATGTGAGCGAAGCATTTAAGCAGGTTATTTCTATTGCGGAAAAGTGCGGTGCACATCTTCATTTATTGAGGGTTAATACTCAGACCGATTTTAACAGTATAGAACAAGGGTTGGATCCCATCAAGGAGTTCCTGAAAAAATTCCCCGATTTGGATAACTTCTCAATGAATGTATATAACGAACAAGACGTAGAAACAGGGATAAACAATTTTTTACGATATAAAAATGCCGATTTAATCGCAATGTGTACTCACGGACGTACAGGCTTTTTAACTTTATTCTCTAAAAGCATCGCAGAGGGTGTAACCAATCACTCCGAATTACCAGTATGTAATTCCCTGATATAGGTTGACCGTTTTTAAAACAAATCAAAGATGCTAAAAAACGGAAAAAGAATCAACACAAGACGGAAATATTCCGAAGATTTTAAATTAAGAATTGTAAATGAATACGAGTCAGGTAAACACTCAGTTTGTGAATTAGAAAAGATTTACGATATTCCTAATGCAAGTATTTATAACTGGATTTACAAATATTCCAAATACAACAAAAAGTCAATTAAAGTTGTTGAATTAAAAGATAGTCAAATGCAAAAACTTAAGGAATTACAAAACAGAATCGCTGAATTAGAACAGGCTTTAGGGCAAAAACAAATGAACATTGACTATCTGGAAAAAATGATAGAGCTAGCTAAAGAGCAATATGATATCGACATCAAAAAAAACTCAAACACCCCACAATCTGGTGGTTCCAAGACCACAAAAAAGAACTAAAATACAATTTAAACGCTTTTTATGGTTTTTTGAACATCAGTAAACAAGCCGTTCATCAAGCCAGAAAGAGGCAACAACAATTTGATATGGAACTTATGGATTTAGTAAATCAAGCAGATATCATAAGAGAAGATCACCCAGGTTGTGGGGTAGAGAAAATGTATAGAGCTCTTAAGCCAAAGTTTATGGGCAGAGATAAATTCTGTGAAATTTTTATGGACTTAGGCTATCGAGTAAGAACAATAAAGAATTACAGAAGAACTACTATACCAACTCATTTAAATTACCCAAATCTAATTGAAGGTATGGGAGTTACAAAACCACATCAAGTTTTGCAGAGCGATATCGCCTATTTTTATCTAAATGACGATTTCTATTACATAGTCTTTATCTTGGATGTTTACACAAGAAAGATAATTGGCTACAATGTAAGCTCAAATATGCGTCATGAAAGTAACATAAAGGCTTTAAAAATGGCATTAAAACAAATTAACCCTAAAGAGAGAAACAACATGATACATCATTCAGATCGCGGTTCTCAATATGGCAGTAAAGCTTATGTAAAGATTTTGAATGATTCGGAATCAAAATCAGCATGGGTCTTAAAGCACAGGATAATGCATATGCAGAAAGAATAAATGGAACTATTAAAAACGAATACTTAAAACTATGGAATATAAATGATTACAAAGACTTAAAAATCAAAACAAGAAAAGCGGTAAAGCATTACAACACCAAAAGAGGTCATAGTAATTTACCTAATGACTTTTCGCCTAACCAGTTTGAAAAACTTTTATTAAATTTGAGCACCCAAGAAAGACCGACGGTGATTATTTATGCCGATGGTAATTATAAAGTCAAGGTGGCATCGAGCCACCATGACTTTATTACCCAAGAAAGACCTCTGGCTCATAATTGTCCGATAATAATTAAAAATGAATAATAACCAAAACGGTCAACGCTATTTAGGGAAGGTCAGTAATGACTATTAAAATGTAACAATGAATAAATCAGTCTTAATAAAAAAATACTCTGGTGAGTACGAAGCCTTTGATGTAAACAAACTCATCAACTCCCTGCGGCGTTCACGGGCAGATGAGGATATTATTCAGGATATAGCCCGGAAAGTACAAGAGCAGATTGAAGAAGGAATGACAACCAAAAAAATCTATCAGTTGGCTTTCAAGATGCTAAAACGAAAATCTAGGGTAAGTGCCTCAAAGTACAAGCTCAAAAAAGCTTTAATGGAGCTAGGTCCAACCGGTTTTCCATTTGAAAAGTTAGTAGGCAAACTATTGGCACACGAAGGATTTTCAACACAGGTTGGTGTCATAGTTCAAGGCAATTGCGTTCAGCACGAAGTGGATGTGATAGCGCAAAAAGGAAATAAACATTATATGATTGAATGTAAATACCATAGCGACCAAGGCAGGTTTTGTAATGTAAAAATCCCATTATATATCCATTCACGGTTTTTGGACGTAGAAAAGCAATGGGAACACCAAAAGGTCACGAGGCTAAACTTCATAAAGGCGGGGTTTACACCAATACGCGTTTCACAACCGATGCCATTCAGTACGGGAAATGTGTTGGAATGCTTATGACCAGTTGGGATTATCCAAGAGGAAATGGTCTCAAGGACAGAATGGATAAATCGGGGCTACATCCCTTAACCGCTTTAACAACACTTACCAAAGCTGAAAAAACAAAATTATTGGATCAAGGCATCATACTCTGCAAGGAGCTACACGAAAATCCAGACTTTTTGGAACAAATGGGTATCAGTAAGCTAAGGCAAAATAAGATACTCGAAGATTCAAGAGAATTATGTAGATCCCATTAATTCAAATAATGAATAATTACTAATTTTTAAAAATAATACAAATGAAAACTGAAGAATTGCAAAAACAGGGCAACATAGATTTAGAACCATTTTACTAGGCATTGGAAGATGACTCAAAACTACTTGAAGAAGCCCTTGAGATATTATTGGAAATGGTTCACTTTGAACCTAAATCAGTAAAGAAATTGGCTCTTTTTATTAAAGAGGATTCTCGTAATCTATATAAAGAAATAGTGGAATTGAGCAAATCAAAACAAGATAAAGGAAATACACCTTCCTGCTTTGCGGTGGTCACTAAATTTGGGGAGCGACTCTTGTAGTAAATTATGTACAACAACCTAAATAGATACCAATGAAAAAAAATAAAATAAACATCCATTTCTTAGGAGCGGCAGGCACAGTAACCGGCTCAAAATATTTAGTGGACACAGGAGATAGAAAGATACTGATAGACTGCGGACTTTTTCAAGGGCTAAAGGAATTACGCCTTAAAAACTGGGAGTATCCACCCGTTAATGTTGCTGATATTGACGCTGTTTTGCTTACCCACGGTCATATGGACTATACAGGGTATTTACCAAGATTGGTAAAGCAAGGTTTCAAAGGGCCCATCTATGGTACGAATCCTACTTTGGACATTGCAAAAATCATTTTGAATGATAGTGCAAAAATACAGGAGCAAGAAGCCGAACGTGCCAATAAG
This genomic window from Flavobacterium sp. CS20 contains:
- a CDS encoding DDE-type integrase/transposase/recombinase — translated: MNISKQAVHQARKRQQQFDMELMDLVNQADIIREDHPGCGVEKMYRALKPKFMGRDKFCEIFMDLGYRVRTIKNYRRTTIPTHLNYPNLIEGMGVTKPHQVLQSDIAYFYLNDDFYYIVFILDVYTRKIIGYNVSSNMRHESNIKALKMALKQINPKERNNMIHHSDRGSQYGSKAYVKILNDSESKSAWVLKHRIMHMQKE
- a CDS encoding integrase core domain-containing protein translates to MGLKAQDNAYAERINGTIKNEYLKLWNINDYKDLKIKTRKAVKHYNTKRGHSNLPNDFSPNQFEKLLLNLSTQERPTVIIYADGNYKVKVASSHHDFITQERPLAHNCPIIIKNE
- a CDS encoding transposase; protein product: MLKNGKRINTRRKYSEDFKLRIVNEYESGKHSVCELEKIYDIPNASIYNWIYKYSKYNKKSIKVVELKDSQMQKLKELQNRIAELEQALGQKQMNIDYLEKMIELAKEQYDIDIKKNSNTPQSGGSKTTKKN
- a CDS encoding universal stress protein, which codes for MRELPGSNVEKIVRKADVPVIVVKDEKVTFPFNNIVFVSDFLEDVSEAFKQVISIAEKCGAHLHLLRVNTQTDFNSIEQGLDPIKEFLKKFPDLDNFSMNVYNEQDVETGINNFLRYKNADLIAMCTHGRTGFLTLFSKSIAEGVTNHSELPVCNSLI
- a CDS encoding universal stress protein: MKNILIATNFSENCKKAEELGIEMAKLYNSEIHFFHLINTPVNWVELDKEKEKRYPEIVKQIGIAKASLRELEKKAERQGLECRTFLEFDGGQANILKHSGHFHHDFIVTRAAAPEVECANYREAM